The window GAACAGGGTTCAGAAACTGATTAATATCAGTACCGATAAGGCAGTACATCCCACCAGTATCATGGGCGCCACCAAGTTCTTATCGGAGAAGCTGATCCAGGAGGCCTCCCGCAGGCCGGACGTGCAAACCAGATTCTGCTCGATACGCTTCGGCAATGTCCTTAACTCCAGGGGTTCGGTTATCCCCTTGTGGCTTGAACAGTACCGCTCTGGTCAACCGCTGCAAGTTACTGATTTGGCCATGACCCGTTTTGCCATGACCATCCCACAGGCGGTTGAGTTAATCAAAGAATCTGCTTTCCTTTGTCAGGGAGGAGAGACATTTATCTTTAAAATGAAAAGCGTGCGCTTGGGTGACTTGGTGCAAGCCATGAAAGCCGTGCTTTCAGATTGCAACATGAACGGAGCCCAGTTCGTGCTAACCGGACCGCGGCCGGGAGAAAAGAGCTTTGAACAATTGCTTTTTGCAGACGAAGCAAAACGCTTGTTTGAAAATGAACAGCTATACGTGGTTTTGCCCCATCAGAGCAGCAGTACCCCCCAGGCCCGCTTTAAACGGGCACGTCACAATGAGTACCGCTCTGATTTGGCTCAAAAATGGAGCGTACCTGAATTAGTGGCCTTACTCCGTCCGGTAATAAAACAGTCCCTGGGAGATGAAACAAATGGATGATTCGCCAAGAGTAATCGCCTTTATCCCCGCCAGAGGCGGGAGTAAGGGCCTTCCCCGCAAGAACATAAGAACTCTGGCTGGAAAGCCCTTGCTGGCCTGGACGGTGGACCTGGCCCGGAGTATGGCGGCAATCGACCGGGTGGTGGTCTCTACCGATGACCCCGAAATAGCTGAGGTGTCACGGTCTTATGGTGCAGAGATACTCTGGCGGCCCGGTCATCTGGCGGGAGACGATGCGCTACCCGCCGATGTGGTTAGGGATGCCATTAGGCGGTTCCGGGAGACAGGGGTAAGGGAGGCCATAATGGTATACCTTCAGCCGACCAGTCCACTGCGGGAAAGAAAAGACATTACGGCTTGCCTGAAGCTACTGCACAACGGGTACAACTCGGCGGCGACCTTTACGGAAGCGGCGCTCCATCCTTACCAGGCCTGGCGAATCTCAGGCGGCAAGCCATTCCTCTTTGTAGATGGATTCAATCCGTGGCGGATGCGGCAGCGGTTGGAGAAGGCATACCAGTTGAACGGGGCCGTTTACGCTTTCTGGATGAACAGCTTTCCGGGCCGCGGCTTTTCAATGCTGCCTGAACCCTGCGGTGCGGTGCTCATGCCGAAGGAGCGATCCATAGATATCGACGATATGCTGGATTTTGAGCTTGTTGAAATACTGATCTCTGGGAGAGCGTCCAAATGATCACCCCTAAACACAGCCGGAAAACGCGGGTTTGTTCCGGGACTGAGCGCATCAAAAAGCCGGCCGTGATCGCTGTAATCGGATCGGGGGTGATCGGGCGGCGCCACCTGGAAGCGCTGTCACTGATGGACCGGCCCGTGACCCTGGAAGTAGTTGATCCTTCAGCAGAAGCGCTGCTGAAAGCAGAGCGGGCGCTCCAAGAAGCGGGTTTACCGCGACGAACCATCACCGTGCGCTACCGCCATAACCTGGAAGGGCTTCCCTCCAAGCTGGACCTGGCCGTGGTAGCGGTTAAGGCTGATGTGCGCCGCTTGGTGCTGGAGGATCTTT is drawn from Candidatus Desulforudis audaxviator MP104C and contains these coding sequences:
- a CDS encoding SDR family NAD(P)-dependent oxidoreductase, whose translation is MQKMVVQLKKTDWYDRFFSQRKILVTGGTGSIGSELVKSLLHHGVTRVVVLSKDDSKQYMMKQRLISKENISFILGDVREYETLKEATRGMDLVFHTAALKQIGICEDNPKEAILTNTMGTVNIIRACLENRVQKLINISTDKAVHPTSIMGATKFLSEKLIQEASRRPDVQTRFCSIRFGNVLNSRGSVIPLWLEQYRSGQPLQVTDLAMTRFAMTIPQAVELIKESAFLCQGGETFIFKMKSVRLGDLVQAMKAVLSDCNMNGAQFVLTGPRPGEKSFEQLLFADEAKRLFENEQLYVVLPHQSSSTPQARFKRARHNEYRSDLAQKWSVPELVALLRPVIKQSLGDETNG
- a CDS encoding cytidylyltransferase domain-containing protein; its protein translation is MDDSPRVIAFIPARGGSKGLPRKNIRTLAGKPLLAWTVDLARSMAAIDRVVVSTDDPEIAEVSRSYGAEILWRPGHLAGDDALPADVVRDAIRRFRETGVREAIMVYLQPTSPLRERKDITACLKLLHNGYNSAATFTEAALHPYQAWRISGGKPFLFVDGFNPWRMRQRLEKAYQLNGAVYAFWMNSFPGRGFSMLPEPCGAVLMPKERSIDIDDMLDFELVEILISGRASK